The following are encoded in a window of Gossypium raimondii isolate GPD5lz chromosome 13, ASM2569854v1, whole genome shotgun sequence genomic DNA:
- the LOC105781096 gene encoding putative defensin-like protein 234 — MKKSIAISILCTLLWLALLSPSEGDPKFCPTTMQISGSCGPNGAFECFEAINAKYGASAMAQRCSCKDLSANEHLCQCYIVCQ, encoded by the exons atgaaGAAGTCTATTGCCATCTCCATTCTTTGTACTCTTCTTTGGTTAGCTTTACTTTCTCCATCCGaag GGGATCCCAAGTTTTGCCCAACAACAATGCAAATATCAGGATCATGTGGTCCCAATGGAGCTTTCGAATGTTTTGAAGCCATTAATGCAAAGTATGGAGCTTCCGCAATGGCGCAAAGGTGTTCTTGTAAAGATTTGTCTGCTAATGAACATCTCTGTCAATGTTATATTGTTTGTCAATAA